AAATAATTAAATAATTAATTATGAAAAACACTATTTCTCAGCCTGAGTTGATAATTGAAGCTGGACGGACAGAAAAGCAATATTGGAAAGATTTATGGCGTTATCGAGAGTTATTTTACTTCCTAGCATGGCGAGATATTTTAGTTAGATACAAGCAAACGGCAATTGGTATTGCTTGGGCGCTAATTCGGCCATTTCTGACTATGGTAGTGTTTACAGTTGTGTTTGGACAGTTAGCAAAGTTGCCTTCCCAAGGTGCGCCTTATCCAATTTTAGTGTTTTCGGCAATGTTGCCTTGGCAGTTTTTTGCTAACTCACTTTCCGAATGCAGTAATAGTTTAATTAGCAATGCCAATTTAATTTCTAAAGTCTATTTTCCTCGTTTAGTTGTACCTACCAGTGCAGTCGTAGTGAGTTTTGTAGACTTTTTGATTTCGGGAATGATTTTGTTAGGGTTAATGGCTTGGTATAACTTTGTTCCCACTTGGCGAATTTTAACATTGCCATTGTTTATTGTTATAGCCTTTGCTGCTGCAACGGGCGCTGGTTTATGGCTGGCTTCTTTAAATGTGCAATATCGCGATTTCCGTTTTATTGTGCCGTTTATTGTGCAGTTTGGTCTATATATTTCGCCAGTAGGATTTAGCAGCAATATTGTTCCAGAACAGTGGCGATTTCTTTACTCATTAAACCCAATTGTTGGGGTAATTGATGGTTTTCGCTGGGCAATTTTGGGCGGTGAATCGAAATTATATCTCCCTGGGTTCTTCCTGTCTTTAGGATTAGTCTTATTATTATTAATTAGTGGGATTTGGTATTTCCGCAAGATGGAACGGACTTTCGCAGATGTGATTTAACGTAGGTACAAGAACCCCACCCCCAACGCCCTAAGCGCAAGCGAGGAGGGGGGTATGATATACCTGACTAGTAGTCTGTCAATTTTGTTTTGAGGGATTTTTGGTAGTGTGAGCGTCTCGCTCACGCGGGCAAGATGCCCGCACTACAGTCCATCATTTTTATCTTGACAGAGTACTAGAGCGGTAAGCGCTATACCCAAAGACACCCTAGGGATTTAACTCACTAAAATTGTTGATTTTTACTTCACCATCGTCAAAACGCGCCACTATTTCTAGTTCACGCAATTCATCAAGTGCCATCTCTTCTTTTAATTGTGCTTTTTTCGCTGCTATTTTTGCTTTTCTCGCTGGAGAAAAATCTTGAGTTAACTGAGAAAATTTGTGATGTCCTGTCATATCAATCCTTCCTCTCTAATCTCCTGAAGGTACTCATTATAAAAAACTCGCACCGGATGGAGTTTTAGGGAATGGGGCATGGGGCATGGGGCATCGAGGAAAGTCACCAATATGCAGTTAAATATTACGTCGATGTAATATTAGCAGATTTTTCAGGCGATCGCTCTTTTGAGCAAAACAGCAATGCGATCGCCATCACCGCCGAAGTGCCCTGGCGATTAGAAATCGCGGCTACACAAGCAAAACCTGCCTCCGCAGGTTAGAAAAACCTTAATTTTGCCTACGTATATTTCAAAAATCAAATAATAGTCCTATATACCTACTAATAACCAAAAAGCCAATGTCTGACACTGTTATTCGAGTTGAAAATCTCGGTAAAAAATATATTATTGGGCATCAGCAACAAGAACGTTATACTGCTCTGCGGGATGTAATTGCTAATAAAGTTAAATCTCTTGGTACTTTCATCCAAAATCCCAAATCCCAAATCCAAAATTCCTCGGAGGAGTTTTGGGCGCTGAAGGATGTGTCTTTTGAAATTAAACAGGGTGACAGAGTAGGAATTATTGGGCGCAATGGTGCGGGTAAATCAACACTATTAAAGATTTTAAGCCGGATTACGGAACCGACAAAAGGCAGCATTAAAATTAAGGGAAGGGTTGCTAGTTTGTTGGAGGTGGGTACGGGGTTTCATCCTGAGTTAACTGGTAGGGAGAATATCTATCTCAATGGTGCAATTTTGGGGATGAGTAAGGAGGAGATTAAACGCAAGTTTGATGAGATTGTAGCGTTTGCGGAGATTGAGAAGTTTTTAGATACGCCAGTGAAGCGGTATTCTTCGGGGATGTATGTGCGGTTGGCGTTTGCGGTAGCGGCGCATTTGGAGCCGGAGATTTTGATTGTGGATGAGGTGTTGGCGGTGGGGGATGCTCAGTTTCAGAAGAAGTGTTTGGGGAAAATGGAGGATGTGGGGAAGGAGGGAAGGACAGTTTTATTTGTGAGTCATAATATGACAGCAGTGCAGCAGCTAACTAACAAAGGGGTAGTCTTACAAAAGGGGCAACTGCTCATGATTGGAGATACAACTACTACTATTGAAAAATATTTGAGTTCTTCAATTGACTATTCTACTAGTGTCTACAATGTAGAAATGTCTCCTCGACGTTATCCTGACCTACCACGCCAAGTTGAATTTTTAACATTAGAGCTTGAAAATTATCCTACGAAGATAGTTCCTGCTGATAAAGAGATTCATCTTAGAATAACCGTTCGTGGTAACCAGGCAGTTGATAGGTTTCGCTTCAGTATGACTCTATTCCGTGTAGATGGCACACCTATAGGTAGTTTCTTCAGTGAAAATGGGCAATCTTTACAACGAGGAGAAATTGCAACTTATCGCTTAATTTTAAGAGATTTACGATTAGCACCAGGAATGTATTCTTGTGGTTTAGCAACAGGCAAAGGAAATCATCGAGAAGGGCATATTGATTTTGATATTGTTCTTGATGTTTTACATTTTGAGGTTATGCCCCCTGAAGGGATAGACGGAACTCGATCACATTGGGTTCCAGGATGGGGAGCGATTCGGCTTGTTGAACCAGTTGTGACTAGAGTTGCTTAATTATGTTAAAAACAGACTCGCTCAAAATTGACTACACTCGCTATTACGAGAAATGGCATTCAGACACACCTGAACATATTCAGGCAATGAAACAATACTTTAAAGGGATGCTTTCTCAATTTCTGCCTCCAGATAAAAATATTCGCATTTTAGAAGTTGGTTGTGGTATGGGGTTTGCACTCCTTGCATTACAAAACTTAGACTATCCTTTTGTTGAAGGGATTGATATTGATAAAGGACAAGTTCAATCCTGCTTAAACAAGAACCTGAATGTTACTCATGTTGAGGATTCGGTTGAGTATCTCAAAAATTTTTCGCATACATATGATTTAATTTTCGCTTTTGATGTCATTGAGCATGTACCTTACAATGCACAACTCAGTTTTACAAACGCTATTTTCAATGCATTAAAACCAAATGGTCAGTTCGTTTGTACAGTTCCCAATGCAAATTCAGGTTTAGCTAGTCGTTGGCGTTATATTGACTGGACACACCATATTAGTTTCACAGAGCATAGTTTAGACTTTCTTTTATACAACGCAGGCTTTCAAAGCATTGAAGTTGTTGCAACTGAGTTTTTTCATCCACCCAGTTTCAGATGGTTTTTTAGTCGTTCGATCTTTAGAAGTTGGTTTTGGAAGACTATTTTACAATGGACAATTTTTCGCTTTATACGTGGTTTCCGTAGGCTAGAAATGATTGCTGAACTTGGATGGGATCAGGGCATTAGTGTGCCCCTTTCTCTAAATTTATTAGCTAGAGGGAGTAAGTAATTATGAAAAATAATGTTTACTCCTTTGATGTGTTTGATACAGTCTTAGTTCGCAAGTGGGCAAAACCAACTGATTTATTTTTGGAACTAGGTTCTATACTTTTGCAAGCTGAACTGATAAATATATCTGCCGAAAAGTGGAAAAATCTTAGAGAATCAGCGGAAAGAGAAGCAAAAAGCAGAAGTGTTTCCGGTGAAGTGACTCTAATTCAAATTTATGA
The Gloeotrichia echinulata CP02 DNA segment above includes these coding regions:
- a CDS encoding ABC transporter ATP-binding protein; translated protein: MSDTVIRVENLGKKYIIGHQQQERYTALRDVIANKVKSLGTFIQNPKSQIQNSSEEFWALKDVSFEIKQGDRVGIIGRNGAGKSTLLKILSRITEPTKGSIKIKGRVASLLEVGTGFHPELTGRENIYLNGAILGMSKEEIKRKFDEIVAFAEIEKFLDTPVKRYSSGMYVRLAFAVAAHLEPEILIVDEVLAVGDAQFQKKCLGKMEDVGKEGRTVLFVSHNMTAVQQLTNKGVVLQKGQLLMIGDTTTTIEKYLSSSIDYSTSVYNVEMSPRRYPDLPRQVEFLTLELENYPTKIVPADKEIHLRITVRGNQAVDRFRFSMTLFRVDGTPIGSFFSENGQSLQRGEIATYRLILRDLRLAPGMYSCGLATGKGNHREGHIDFDIVLDVLHFEVMPPEGIDGTRSHWVPGWGAIRLVEPVVTRVA
- a CDS encoding ABC transporter permease, whose translation is MKNTISQPELIIEAGRTEKQYWKDLWRYRELFYFLAWRDILVRYKQTAIGIAWALIRPFLTMVVFTVVFGQLAKLPSQGAPYPILVFSAMLPWQFFANSLSECSNSLISNANLISKVYFPRLVVPTSAVVVSFVDFLISGMILLGLMAWYNFVPTWRILTLPLFIVIAFAAATGAGLWLASLNVQYRDFRFIVPFIVQFGLYISPVGFSSNIVPEQWRFLYSLNPIVGVIDGFRWAILGGESKLYLPGFFLSLGLVLLLLISGIWYFRKMERTFADVI
- a CDS encoding class I SAM-dependent methyltransferase; protein product: MLKTDSLKIDYTRYYEKWHSDTPEHIQAMKQYFKGMLSQFLPPDKNIRILEVGCGMGFALLALQNLDYPFVEGIDIDKGQVQSCLNKNLNVTHVEDSVEYLKNFSHTYDLIFAFDVIEHVPYNAQLSFTNAIFNALKPNGQFVCTVPNANSGLASRWRYIDWTHHISFTEHSLDFLLYNAGFQSIEVVATEFFHPPSFRWFFSRSIFRSWFWKTILQWTIFRFIRGFRRLEMIAELGWDQGISVPLSLNLLARGSK